One segment of Alkaliphilus flagellatus DNA contains the following:
- a CDS encoding FMN-binding protein, translated as MKKRLALALVATLAMGVFVGCSTKTEGDKAAGAYKDGTYEGVGQGYKGDIKVSVEVKDGKISNVAILEQEETEGLGDAAAEEVAKKIAEAQSTEVEAVSGATGSSNGTMDAAKDALSKAK; from the coding sequence ATGAAAAAAAGATTAGCTTTAGCATTAGTTGCTACATTAGCAATGGGAGTATTTGTAGGATGTTCTACTAAGACAGAAGGAGATAAAGCAGCAGGAGCATACAAAGATGGTACTTATGAAGGGGTAGGGCAAGGTTACAAAGGAGATATCAAAGTAAGTGTAGAAGTTAAAGATGGTAAAATCAGCAACGTTGCAATATTAGAACAAGAAGAAACAGAAGGTCTTGGTGATGCTGCAGCAGAAGAAGTAGCTAAAAAAATTGCTGAAGCTCAATCTACAGAAGTAGAAGCAGTATCTGGTGCAACAGGTTCAAGTAACGGAACTATGGACGCTGCTAAAGATGCATTAAGCAAAGCAAAATAG
- the cphA gene encoding cyanophycin synthetase — protein sequence MKLLSIRVYSGRNIYSHWPVVRADVDLGKYVDIPTCDIENFNERLLSMLPGLKKHKCSKGYINGFYERLERGTYLAHVMEHMALEIQNILGYDLKFGKTRYLRDDTVYFMVFSYINEIVGLESAKLAFDIIDSLLNNKEIDINERLFYIQTKANENELGPSTSAIVEEAQKRKIPTMRIGENSIVQLGYGKYHKKIQATMTDQTSCMSVDIACDKELTNYILRAHGLPAPEGKVVTTLDEAIVEAEKLGLPVVVKPYNGNQGKGVSLNLSSKLEIGRAFKIAKQYSDRILIEKFVDGKHYRIAVVGNEVIAASERIAAHVIGNGINTIKELIDIENRNPLRGEGHQKPLTKIKIDDVMLLILDKVKMNLTSIPKDGEIVYLRENDNLSTGGIAIDVTDDVHPNNIKLALRAAQIIGLDVAGIDITTKDISKSIVENDGVIIEVNACPGIRMHHYPSKGQPRNVAKAIVDLLFPPGAKHSIPVISVTGTNGKTTTTRMIAKILRSNNMTVGMTSTGGIYINDDLMVQGDTTGPRSAEVVLMDKNIDVAILETARGGIVNKGLGYDLADVGVITNIGDDHIGIDGINTLEDMADVKSLIVESVKPDGYSVINGDDIYAERIAKRARGNIIYFSQNPDNKLITQHKYNGKKAVYLKENIIYIFNGEKELPVINIENIPATFGGALEHNIENSLAAVAVSYGIGIDTTIISKGLSEFHTDATNNLGRFNVFEVADFKVIIDYGHNIGGYSRVLSGLKKMKINKLIGVIGVPGDRTDISILKVGELSGKSFDQVYIKEDKDLRDRKPGEVAELLRKGCMLGKLTDQQITIELDEKEALIKAMENAEAGDTIIVFYEDYQPLYDAIKDFKAKLTSDIINEIPAVVGKV from the coding sequence ATGAAATTATTAAGTATTAGGGTATATTCCGGGAGAAATATATATAGTCATTGGCCTGTAGTTAGGGCAGATGTAGATTTAGGTAAATATGTGGATATACCAACTTGTGACATAGAAAATTTTAATGAGAGGCTCCTATCTATGTTGCCAGGATTAAAAAAACACAAATGCTCTAAGGGTTATATTAATGGATTTTATGAAAGGCTAGAAAGAGGAACTTATTTAGCGCATGTAATGGAGCATATGGCCTTGGAGATTCAAAATATATTAGGATATGATCTGAAATTTGGAAAAACAAGATACTTACGAGATGATACAGTATATTTCATGGTGTTTTCTTATATTAATGAGATTGTAGGATTAGAATCTGCAAAACTAGCTTTTGATATAATAGACAGTTTGCTAAATAATAAGGAAATAGATATAAATGAACGTTTATTCTATATTCAAACAAAGGCCAATGAAAATGAACTAGGACCTAGTACATCGGCTATTGTTGAAGAAGCACAAAAAAGGAAAATACCTACAATGCGTATTGGTGAAAATAGCATAGTACAGTTAGGATATGGCAAGTACCATAAAAAGATACAGGCTACTATGACAGATCAAACTAGTTGTATGTCAGTAGATATAGCATGTGACAAGGAACTTACTAATTATATTTTAAGAGCTCATGGGTTGCCAGCGCCAGAAGGTAAGGTTGTTACTACTTTAGATGAAGCTATTGTTGAAGCGGAGAAATTAGGACTACCTGTAGTTGTAAAACCTTATAATGGTAATCAAGGCAAAGGGGTTTCTTTAAATCTTTCTTCTAAGCTTGAAATAGGTAGAGCTTTTAAAATAGCTAAACAGTATAGTGACAGAATTTTAATAGAAAAATTTGTTGACGGAAAACACTATAGAATCGCAGTAGTAGGAAATGAAGTAATTGCAGCTTCAGAACGAATAGCAGCTCATGTCATAGGTAATGGTATTAATACTATTAAGGAGCTTATAGACATAGAAAATAGAAATCCATTAAGAGGAGAAGGTCATCAAAAACCTTTAACTAAAATTAAAATTGATGATGTTATGCTCTTGATTCTAGATAAAGTAAAAATGAATCTTACCAGTATACCCAAGGATGGAGAAATAGTTTATCTTAGAGAAAACGATAATTTAAGTACAGGTGGAATCGCCATAGATGTTACAGATGATGTACATCCTAATAATATTAAATTAGCATTAAGGGCAGCTCAAATTATAGGACTTGATGTAGCTGGTATTGATATTACTACTAAAGATATTAGTAAATCTATTGTAGAAAATGATGGTGTTATTATTGAGGTGAACGCTTGCCCAGGCATAAGAATGCATCATTATCCTTCTAAGGGTCAGCCACGAAATGTAGCAAAAGCTATTGTTGATTTATTATTTCCACCTGGAGCTAAGCACTCTATACCTGTAATATCTGTCACTGGTACTAATGGAAAGACTACAACAACAAGAATGATCGCAAAAATACTTAGAAGTAATAATATGACTGTTGGTATGACTAGTACGGGTGGCATATATATTAATGATGATCTAATGGTACAAGGAGATACTACAGGACCTAGAAGTGCAGAAGTTGTTTTAATGGATAAAAATATAGATGTAGCTATTTTAGAGACAGCCAGAGGCGGTATAGTAAATAAAGGATTAGGATATGACCTAGCGGACGTTGGAGTAATTACTAATATTGGAGATGACCATATAGGAATAGATGGTATAAATACATTAGAAGATATGGCCGATGTTAAATCTCTTATTGTAGAATCTGTTAAACCAGATGGATACTCTGTAATAAATGGAGACGATATCTATGCTGAAAGAATTGCTAAAAGGGCTAGAGGTAATATTATTTATTTTTCTCAAAATCCTGATAATAAGTTAATAACTCAGCATAAATACAATGGAAAAAAAGCAGTATATTTAAAAGAAAATATTATTTATATATTTAACGGAGAGAAAGAATTACCAGTAATTAATATTGAAAATATACCTGCTACCTTTGGTGGGGCTTTGGAACATAACATAGAAAATAGTTTGGCAGCAGTAGCTGTTAGCTATGGCATTGGAATTGACACGACCATTATTAGTAAAGGACTAAGCGAATTTCATACAGATGCTACTAATAATCTTGGCAGATTTAATGTATTTGAAGTTGCAGACTTTAAAGTTATAATTGATTATGGTCATAATATTGGTGGCTACAGTAGAGTGCTTAGTGGACTAAAGAAAATGAAAATCAATAAATTGATTGGTGTAATCGGTGTGCCGGGTGATAGGACAGATATAAGTATTTTAAAAGTAGGAGAGTTATCTGGTAAATCCTTTGATCAAGTTTATATAAAAGAAGATAAAGATTTGAGGGACAGAAAACCGGGAGAAGTGGCCGAACTATTAAGGAAAGGGTGCATGTTAGGAAAACTAACAGATCAACAAATTACTATAGAGCTAGATGAAAAAGAAGCCTTAATTAAAGCAATGGAAAATGCTGAAGCCGGAGATACTATTATTGTATTTTATGAAGATTATCAGCCTTTGTATGATGCAATTAAAGATTTTAAGGCAAAATTAACATCTGATATAATAAATGAAATACCTGCAGTAGTTGGTAAGGTGTAA
- a CDS encoding FAD:protein FMN transferase: MINNKKSNILLLFLIISITLAGCTSNKSSKELTLVKQEQLILGTFGSISAYSNSEKEGNEAISKAYDRIKEIENLMSTSIEGSDVYNMNKKAGVESIAVNPSTMEVLLEGLEYSSITKEAFNIGLGSLIELWGIGKDWQKVPTSEEIADAKKHIDLNKLEVSKENNTAFIKDPKILVDLGGIAKGYAVDESIRILKENGIKSGVVNLGGDVYALGTKTDGSKWRIGINNPEIGSSNSIARISISDKSVVTSGDYERYFIENGVRYHHIIDPKTGIPANNGLVSVTIVSDKSIDGDVLSTASFILGLDEGLKLIESRPGVEGLLITKDRQVYVSSGLKDAVEILDNNFKIVN, from the coding sequence ATGATAAACAATAAAAAATCAAACATATTGCTATTATTTCTAATAATATCTATAACATTAGCAGGCTGTACTTCTAATAAATCATCTAAAGAATTAACCCTTGTTAAACAGGAGCAGTTAATTTTAGGTACCTTTGGATCAATTAGTGCCTATAGTAATTCTGAAAAGGAAGGGAATGAAGCTATTTCTAAGGCTTATGATCGCATAAAGGAAATTGAAAATCTAATGAGCACTTCTATAGAAGGCAGCGATGTATATAATATGAACAAAAAAGCTGGGGTTGAATCTATAGCTGTTAATCCTTCTACTATGGAAGTACTGTTAGAAGGTCTTGAATATTCTTCTATAACTAAAGAGGCTTTTAATATTGGTCTTGGATCACTAATAGAGCTTTGGGGGATAGGAAAAGATTGGCAAAAGGTTCCTACATCAGAAGAAATAGCAGATGCAAAAAAACATATAGACTTAAATAAACTGGAAGTTTCAAAGGAAAATAATACTGCTTTTATTAAGGATCCTAAAATATTAGTGGATCTAGGTGGTATTGCAAAAGGATATGCGGTTGATGAAAGTATTCGTATTTTAAAAGAAAATGGAATTAAAAGCGGCGTTGTTAATTTAGGTGGAGATGTATATGCCCTAGGTACAAAAACCGATGGTAGCAAGTGGAGAATTGGTATTAATAATCCTGAGATTGGATCGAGTAATTCCATTGCTCGTATTTCTATATCTGATAAATCTGTAGTTACTTCCGGAGATTATGAAAGATACTTTATTGAAAACGGAGTAAGGTACCACCATATTATAGATCCAAAAACCGGCATTCCAGCAAATAATGGTCTAGTAAGTGTAACTATCGTTTCAGATAAGTCTATAGATGGAGATGTCCTTTCAACCGCTTCTTTTATATTAGGTTTAGATGAGGGACTAAAATTAATAGAAAGTCGTCCAGGTGTAGAAGGTTTGCTAATTACTAAAGACAGACAAGTATATGTTTCTTCAGGGTTAAAAGACGCAGTTGAAATATTAGATAATAACTTTAAAATAGTTAATTAA
- the pdhA gene encoding pyruvate dehydrogenase (acetyl-transferring) E1 component subunit alpha, whose amino-acid sequence MLFKNYNPLDKKMFQIMDENSNITNEEYMPDLNKEELLTMYENMIQTREADLKALMYQRQGRMLTYAPNIGQEAAQVGSAFALEKKDWMVPSFRELGAWLTRGADLKMIYLYWYGNEFGSYMPEDLKILPVSVPIASHLNHAVGISWASTLQGKDEVSIAYFGDGATSQGDFHEAMNWAGAFNTPTVFLCQNNQFAISVPRASQTSSETIAQKAVAYGMPGIQVDGNDILAMYVATKTAIERARRGEGPTLIEAYTYRIGAHTTSDDPTRYRTDDEVEVWKKKDPIDRMKKYLIDKGYLNEEENDRLVEKCGKIAEEAFKYVEANGKTKLDDIFKYHYKEMTPQLLEQMEEYKEFLSGRGEL is encoded by the coding sequence ATGCTTTTTAAAAATTATAATCCATTGGATAAAAAGATGTTTCAAATTATGGACGAAAATTCTAATATTACAAATGAAGAGTATATGCCAGATTTAAATAAGGAAGAACTATTAACGATGTATGAAAATATGATACAAACTAGAGAGGCCGATTTAAAAGCTCTTATGTATCAAAGACAGGGAAGAATGCTTACCTATGCACCTAATATTGGGCAAGAGGCAGCCCAAGTAGGTAGTGCTTTTGCTCTGGAAAAGAAGGATTGGATGGTACCATCTTTTAGAGAGCTTGGAGCATGGTTAACTAGAGGAGCAGACCTTAAAATGATATATCTTTACTGGTACGGTAATGAGTTTGGTAGCTATATGCCAGAGGATTTAAAAATTTTACCAGTATCAGTACCTATTGCAAGTCACCTTAATCATGCCGTAGGTATATCATGGGCATCTACTCTACAAGGCAAGGATGAAGTATCTATTGCTTATTTTGGTGATGGTGCAACTTCTCAGGGAGATTTTCACGAGGCTATGAATTGGGCCGGAGCCTTTAATACACCAACAGTATTCTTATGCCAGAATAATCAGTTTGCGATTTCCGTTCCTAGAGCAAGTCAAACTAGTTCAGAAACAATTGCTCAAAAAGCAGTTGCATATGGAATGCCCGGAATACAAGTGGATGGTAATGATATATTAGCTATGTATGTTGCAACTAAAACAGCTATAGAAAGAGCTAGAAGAGGTGAAGGACCAACATTAATTGAAGCCTACACCTATCGCATTGGAGCCCACACAACTAGCGATGATCCAACACGTTATAGAACAGATGATGAAGTTGAAGTTTGGAAGAAGAAAGATCCTATAGATAGAATGAAAAAATATTTAATAGATAAAGGATATTTGAATGAGGAAGAAAATGATAGGCTAGTTGAAAAGTGCGGAAAGATAGCAGAGGAAGCTTTTAAATATGTAGAAGCTAACGGAAAGACAAAACTAGATGATATATTTAAATATCACTATAAGGAAATGACACCTCAATTATTAGAGCAGATGGAAGAATATAAAGAATTTTTAAGTGGAAGAGGTGAATTATAA
- a CDS encoding HAD family hydrolase: MKNIGVFFDIDGTLYRDSLMVEHFKSLIKYEVIDPIIWHTLAKNAFHDWDMRQGNYDNYLNEVSQIYLKSMKGLNRNYMDFISNQVINLKGDRVYRFTRDRINWHKSQGHKVVFISGSPDYLVSKMAEKYGVADYRGTEYIVDENNNFTGEIIQMWDSDSKHTAIMEFVDKYNIDLDKSYAYGDTNGDFSMLKLVGSPIAINPARELLQNIRNDRELRKKATIIIERKDVIYKLTADVEFL, translated from the coding sequence ATGAAAAATATAGGTGTGTTTTTTGATATTGATGGAACTCTATATAGAGATTCTTTAATGGTGGAACATTTCAAGAGTTTAATAAAGTATGAAGTAATAGATCCTATTATTTGGCATACACTTGCTAAAAATGCATTTCATGATTGGGATATGAGGCAAGGAAATTATGATAATTATTTAAATGAAGTATCTCAAATATATCTTAAATCTATGAAAGGTCTAAATAGAAATTACATGGACTTTATATCAAATCAAGTAATAAATTTAAAAGGCGATAGAGTGTATCGTTTTACTAGAGATAGAATTAACTGGCATAAATCTCAGGGTCATAAAGTTGTTTTTATTTCGGGTAGTCCAGATTATTTAGTATCAAAAATGGCAGAAAAATATGGAGTAGCTGATTATCGTGGAACAGAATATATAGTAGATGAAAATAATAATTTTACTGGTGAAATTATTCAAATGTGGGATTCAGACAGTAAGCACACAGCTATTATGGAATTTGTTGATAAATATAATATCGATTTAGATAAAAGCTATGCATACGGCGATACAAATGGAGATTTTTCTATGCTAAAGCTAGTTGGTAGTCCTATTGCAATTAATCCTGCTAGAGAACTACTACAAAATATTAGAAATGATAGAGAATTGCGTAAAAAGGCTACAATAATTATTGAAAGAAAAGATGTAATTTATAAATTAACTGCCGATGTGGAATTTTTATAG
- a CDS encoding FMN-binding protein — protein MKKKLALALVVALTIGVFAGCTKPAEETSGNFTDGEYEGVGEGFKGDIKVSVKVENGKITNIGILEIDETPGIGDEGVKETIKKIIEAQSTEVDTHSGATISSNGTMEAVAVALGLKEAKVAEKPVEDAKADPEPMTFVDGIYEGSAKGFKSDIKVKVIVEGTKITRIDTLEIGETEGIGDDASKEIIDNVIKFQSTEVDAKSGATVSSNATIEAILNALNSEPVKETAEEQVKSEEKPAEKPVDKPAEKSAEKPADKPAEKPAEKPAEPAASGYKDGTYVGKSEGFYGDIEIKVTIKDGKITAATINKMDETEGVGDVAVKKIAEQVVAKQTGDVDVVSGATISSEGAIKAVKDALGQAK, from the coding sequence ATGAAAAAAAAATTAGCCTTAGCATTAGTCGTTGCATTAACAATTGGAGTATTTGCAGGTTGCACTAAGCCAGCAGAAGAAACTTCAGGTAATTTTACTGATGGTGAATATGAAGGTGTTGGTGAAGGTTTTAAAGGAGATATTAAAGTAAGTGTTAAAGTTGAGAATGGCAAAATTACAAATATAGGTATTCTTGAAATTGATGAGACACCTGGTATTGGTGATGAAGGTGTAAAGGAAACTATTAAAAAAATTATTGAAGCACAATCAACAGAAGTGGATACACATTCTGGTGCTACAATTTCAAGCAATGGAACTATGGAAGCAGTGGCAGTGGCATTAGGTTTAAAAGAAGCTAAGGTTGCAGAAAAACCTGTAGAAGATGCTAAAGCTGATCCAGAGCCTATGACATTTGTTGATGGAATATATGAAGGATCTGCAAAGGGATTTAAGTCTGACATCAAAGTAAAAGTTATAGTAGAAGGAACTAAAATTACAAGGATTGATACTTTAGAGATTGGCGAGACAGAAGGAATTGGTGACGACGCTTCTAAAGAAATTATTGATAATGTAATTAAGTTCCAGTCAACAGAAGTAGATGCAAAATCTGGAGCTACAGTTTCAAGTAATGCTACTATTGAAGCTATATTAAATGCCTTAAATAGTGAACCTGTTAAAGAAACTGCAGAGGAGCAAGTAAAATCAGAAGAAAAACCAGCAGAAAAACCTGTTGATAAGCCGGCAGAAAAATCAGCAGAAAAGCCTGCTGATAAGCCAGCAGAAAAACCGGCAGAGAAACCTGCTGAGCCGGCTGCAAGTGGTTATAAAGATGGAACATATGTAGGAAAAAGTGAAGGATTTTACGGCGATATCGAAATTAAGGTTACTATAAAAGATGGAAAGATTACAGCAGCTACTATAAATAAGATGGATGAAACAGAAGGTGTAGGAGACGTAGCTGTTAAAAAAATTGCTGAGCAAGTTGTAGCAAAACAAACAGGTGATGTAGATGTAGTATCCGGTGCTACAATTTCAAGTGAAGGTGCAATTAAAGCTGTAAAGGATGCATTAGGCCAAGCGAAATAA
- a CDS encoding cyanophycinase: MAKKEKTRLIIIGGGEDKRADKEILKEIVYLSGEKNAHIAVVTTATNYPLEVGEEYKRIFYELGADKVETINIVCRKEANRRQITRTLEGTTCIFFVGGDQLRISSILGGTEFHNHIKRRLEEGVIIAGTSAGASMMSEVMVVEGEEEDAPRKCTLKMAPGMGLLEEVIIDQHFNQRGRIGRLLGAVAQNPQTIGIGIDEDTAIIVSETREISVIGSGVVTIVDGREIDYTNISEQYPNEPLAITNVKIDILPTGYGYNLLNRQAITQFDIDKK, translated from the coding sequence ATGGCTAAAAAAGAAAAAACAAGATTGATAATTATCGGTGGTGGCGAAGATAAAAGGGCTGATAAGGAAATACTTAAGGAAATTGTTTATTTATCTGGCGAAAAAAATGCCCATATTGCTGTAGTTACCACAGCTACAAACTACCCTTTAGAGGTTGGAGAAGAATATAAAAGGATTTTTTATGAATTAGGTGCAGATAAAGTAGAAACAATTAATATTGTATGCAGAAAGGAAGCGAATAGAAGGCAAATAACTAGAACTTTGGAAGGAACAACTTGTATTTTTTTTGTTGGTGGAGATCAACTTAGAATTTCAAGTATACTAGGAGGAACAGAATTTCATAATCATATTAAACGTAGGTTAGAAGAAGGAGTAATTATTGCTGGAACCAGTGCAGGTGCTTCTATGATGAGTGAGGTAATGGTAGTAGAGGGAGAGGAAGAGGATGCCCCGAGAAAATGCACTTTAAAAATGGCTCCTGGAATGGGTTTGTTGGAAGAGGTAATAATTGATCAGCATTTTAACCAAAGAGGTAGGATAGGAAGACTGTTAGGAGCTGTTGCGCAAAATCCGCAAACTATTGGTATTGGAATAGATGAAGATACGGCAATTATAGTTAGTGAGACAAGAGAAATAAGTGTAATAGGTTCTGGTGTAGTAACTATAGTTGATGGCAGAGAAATTGACTACACTAATATTTCGGAACAATATCCTAATGAACCTTTAGCTATTACTAATGTTAAAATTGATATTTTGCCAACAGGATATGGATATAATCTATTGAATAGACAAGCAATTACCCAGTTTGACATAGATAAAAAATAA
- a CDS encoding FprA family A-type flavoprotein, translating into MTNKLEIAKNSYWVGYVDDRKVPFHRLILEKGTTYNSYLLMTEKPTVIDTVDIEFGRVYVEKLSKIIDPKEIEYIVINHVEPDHAGALPALAAKAPNAKIVTTALGAEELKDMFKLHNREFIIIKDGDKLDIGGKTLQFFETPYLHTEETMITYCIEDKILYPCDQFSTHIATYELFNDLAKENYMDDFEVYYKLIMHPHRPYVQDMIEKIKELDIEMIAPSHGYILRENAQSFIKAYNIMSQPSDESKKALILFSTMTGNTTKVAKLIGEGLEDKGIEHRIINTKNASNEEIKEAIMAADAIFFGSSTRYADMVGNIEEVLKDIKDMNLSNKLAIAFGSYGWSGEAVQVVHDYLLESNMKVIDSSYIIKTTGMDHVQLPLRVKFVPDEKEQNRIMEVGRVIGDLLLA; encoded by the coding sequence ATGACAAATAAATTAGAAATTGCAAAAAATAGTTATTGGGTAGGTTATGTAGATGATAGAAAAGTTCCTTTCCATAGATTAATATTAGAAAAAGGAACAACATATAATAGCTACTTATTAATGACAGAAAAACCAACTGTAATAGATACTGTTGATATAGAGTTTGGTAGAGTATATGTTGAAAAATTAAGTAAGATAATAGATCCGAAAGAAATAGAATATATAGTTATAAATCACGTAGAGCCAGACCATGCTGGAGCACTTCCGGCCCTAGCTGCAAAGGCGCCAAATGCTAAAATTGTTACTACAGCGTTAGGAGCGGAAGAACTAAAGGATATGTTTAAATTACACAATAGGGAATTTATAATTATAAAAGATGGAGATAAATTAGATATAGGTGGAAAAACTCTACAATTCTTCGAAACACCTTATCTTCATACAGAAGAAACTATGATTACCTACTGTATTGAAGATAAAATACTTTATCCTTGCGATCAATTTAGTACACATATTGCAACATATGAACTGTTTAATGACCTAGCAAAAGAAAATTATATGGATGATTTTGAAGTATACTACAAACTAATAATGCATCCACATCGTCCTTATGTACAAGATATGATAGAAAAAATAAAAGAATTAGATATAGAAATGATTGCACCTTCTCATGGATATATTTTAAGAGAAAATGCACAAAGTTTTATAAAGGCATATAATATAATGAGTCAACCAAGTGATGAATCTAAGAAAGCACTAATTTTATTTAGTACTATGACTGGAAATACAACTAAAGTTGCCAAACTAATTGGAGAAGGTTTAGAAGATAAAGGAATAGAACACCGTATAATAAACACAAAAAATGCAAGCAATGAAGAGATAAAGGAAGCTATTATGGCAGCAGATGCTATATTCTTTGGTAGTTCTACACGATATGCAGATATGGTAGGAAATATAGAAGAAGTATTAAAGGATATTAAAGATATGAATTTAAGTAATAAACTAGCTATAGCTTTTGGTTCCTATGGGTGGAGCGGTGAAGCTGTACAGGTGGTTCATGACTATCTATTAGAATCAAATATGAAGGTTATTGACTCTTCATATATTATAAAAACTACAGGAATGGACCATGTTCAACTACCTTTAAGAGTAAAATTTGTTCCAGATGAAAAAGAACAAAATAGAATAATGGAAGTAGGAAGAGTTATTGGAGATTTACTTTTAGCTTAG
- a CDS encoding stalk domain-containing protein: protein MKKAWVLALAALLALPLVVPTNVNAADPAPALEGPGVKSAVVFNNGEKLTLEEKTTIKGGRVFVPLRELTEKFGLHLKYDAATNTAYILDKEDATLAKAEKGESMNLFRNDVKLETIVDTNAENKAFVSAVDFAEALGRYYYEDTLSNSLYMFDDAAPMKDGEYVAVGLASRGWVPQVNLTVKGGKIESVVYNEYNAEGNGKKTDEAYNTSWQAKYPEVILSEKIDTLQSDLVAKQDPNKVDVTTGATGTHQSFVALTKKAMAQAKAASVSKAVNFDYKDGKYVVVGLTDSRGWTPQVDMEVKDGKIISVEYTALNDKGESKRLDGAGYVTNWKNKYEGVDPVAIIAEREAQLIKTQDPNMVDVATGATGWGDDLKLFTVGALNQARMSDIEVTEGSTIYVFHGEPTAKSAYYIQLLALAKDNKIVDVDYVEYQTGSDLAKPHNPTYIQNWANKTPDVLQGRNQLDIKEEMQNFLLNNKTVEGIDTITGASNWRKGIVELGPKAVKMIEK, encoded by the coding sequence ATGAAAAAAGCTTGGGTATTAGCGTTAGCGGCATTGCTAGCTTTACCATTAGTAGTACCAACAAATGTAAATGCTGCAGATCCAGCACCAGCATTAGAGGGTCCTGGAGTTAAAAGTGCTGTTGTTTTCAATAATGGGGAAAAACTTACTTTGGAAGAAAAGACCACAATTAAAGGTGGACGTGTATTTGTTCCTCTAAGAGAGTTAACTGAAAAATTCGGTCTACATCTTAAATACGATGCAGCTACAAATACTGCATATATTTTGGACAAAGAAGATGCAACACTTGCAAAGGCTGAAAAGGGTGAATCTATGAACCTTTTTAGAAACGATGTAAAGCTTGAAACGATTGTAGATACTAACGCAGAAAACAAAGCCTTTGTTTCAGCTGTTGATTTTGCAGAAGCTTTAGGAAGATATTACTATGAAGATACATTAAGTAATAGCTTATACATGTTTGATGATGCAGCTCCGATGAAAGATGGGGAATATGTAGCTGTTGGCTTAGCAAGTAGAGGATGGGTTCCACAAGTTAACTTAACCGTTAAAGGTGGAAAAATTGAATCTGTAGTTTACAACGAGTATAATGCTGAAGGAAATGGTAAAAAAACTGACGAAGCTTATAATACAAGCTGGCAAGCAAAGTATCCAGAAGTAATCCTTTCAGAAAAGATAGATACATTACAAAGTGATTTAGTTGCTAAGCAAGATCCAAACAAAGTAGATGTAACAACTGGTGCGACAGGAACTCATCAAAGCTTTGTAGCTTTAACTAAAAAGGCAATGGCTCAAGCTAAAGCTGCAAGTGTAAGCAAAGCAGTAAACTTTGATTATAAAGACGGTAAATATGTTGTTGTTGGATTAACGGATTCTAGGGGATGGACACCACAAGTTGACATGGAAGTTAAAGATGGAAAAATTATTTCTGTAGAATATACAGCACTTAATGATAAAGGTGAAAGTAAAAGATTAGATGGAGCAGGATATGTAACTAATTGGAAAAATAAATATGAGGGTGTAGACCCAGTTGCAATTATTGCTGAAAGAGAAGCTCAATTAATTAAAACTCAAGATCCAAACATGGTAGATGTAGCAACAGGTGCTACAGGCTGGGGAGATGACTTAAAGCTTTTCACAGTTGGAGCATTAAATCAAGCTAGAATGTCTGACATCGAAGTAACAGAAGGTTCTACTATTTATGTATTCCATGGTGAACCTACAGCTAAGAGTGCATATTATATACAGTTATTAGCTCTTGCTAAAGATAATAAAATTGTAGATGTAGATTATGTAGAATATCAAACAGGATCAGATTTGGCTAAGCCTCACAACCCAACTTATATTCAAAATTGGGCTAATAAAACACCTGATGTACTTCAAGGAAGAAATCAATTAGATATCAAAGAGGAAATGCAAAACTTCCTATTAAACAACAAAACTGTTGAAGGAATCGATACTATTACAGGGGCTTCTAACTGGAGAAAAGGTATCGTAGAATTAGGACCTAAAGCAGTAAAAATGATTGAAAAATAA